The genomic region AGCCTCCTCGCAGAGAATGACCGCCAACTGGTGACGATGACTCAGCGGGTCGCCCGCTGTCATGCGCAGCGCATGCTCGCGTGGACGGTCGGCGCGAAACCAAAGGAAAATGGTCAGCGCGACCAACAGCAGGCCGACCATTGCCACCAGCCGATTGGCCAGAATACGGCCACGCAAGGCGGCACGTGCCAGTTCTAGATGAGACATGCGAGATTCCGACAGGCCGGCCAACGATTCGCGAGACAAACTCCGCACAACCCGTCGATAGCCCCCGATCCCGGCTACCGACGCCTAGACCATAGTTTCCAGCAGCGCGAGACAGGCGTCTATTTGATCGTCAGTTCCCACAGAAATGCGCAAGCCATCGCCCCATCCTTGGTAATCCATATAACGAACCAGAACGTGCTTTTGCTTTAATTGTTCGTACATCGGTTTGACTGGCAACTGTGTGTGGGGCGCCCAAACAAAGTTAGCTTCCGAGGCCACGGCCGCGAAGCCCAACGCGCGTAACCGGTCGGTCAATCTGCCGCGCGTCGCCAATATTTTGGCGCGGTTTTCAGCCAGCCATTGCTGATCATCGATCGCGGCCGTCGCCGCGGCGATCGACAAGGCATCGCAATTGTACGAGTCCTTGACCTTGCGTAAACCCGCGATCATATGGGGTTGCGCCACCAGAAAGCCGAAGCGCAGCCCGGCCAGAGCGTACGATTTACTCAGCGTGCGCGACACCATAATCTTTTCATTGCGCGCGACGAGAGCCAGGCAATTGGTGCTGGCAAAATCGACGTAGGCCTCGTCCAATACGAGCGGGCATGGCATCTGATCTGCTAACTCCAAGACGCGCGCCGGCGAAATCAGGGTCCCGGATGGGCTATTGGGATTAGGCAAAAATGCCAGCCGCAATCCGTCCTTGGGCGCGGCGAATGAGTCAGATAGCGTCCAATCACGTCCAAAGAGTACTTCTTCGCTGTGGGCCCCCTGAATTTGTGCCAGGGTCTTGTAAAGGATGTAGCTCGGATAGGGCAGCCGCAGCAGGTCGCCTTGCGGAACAAAAGCCCGCGTGACCAGCGTTAAGATCTCGTCGCTACCGTTCGCGCACAGGATTGATTCTGGATCGATGCCTAACACCGACGCCGCGCGCTCGCGAAAGCCAGTCGCTAGCGGATCGGGATAGCGCGACAGCCCCCGCTCGGCCACGGCCGCAATCGCGCGGGCCACCGCCGGCGACGCGGGATAAGGATTCTCGTTGGTATTGAGCTTGATGAACTTGCCGGCCTGCGGCTGCTCGCCCGGCGCATATCCCACAAGTCGGTCGATGTCAGGACGAAAATACGACATAAATAGCTTCAGCGGGGGGATTCACCACGGAGGCATGGGGACACAGAGAGAAATGATGGATGCGGATTGATGAAGCGGACCAGCATCCGCATGTCCGTTCCGATATCCGCATTCATCATTTTGCCTTCTGCATTGTCTCCGTGTCTCCGTAGTGAAACGTGTTAATAACTATTGTTTAGGCAAGCGAATTTGCACGCTGGCATAATGCGCGGTCAAACCTTCTCGTTCGGCCAGGATGCGCACGTCTTCGGCGGTGGCCGCCAAGGCCGACTCGCTGTATTCGATCACGCTGGTACGCCGCAAGAAGTCGTTGGCACACAGTCCACTGGCAAATCGCGCGGTTCCACCGGTCGGTAGCACATGCGACGGGCCGGCGACATAGTCTCCCAGTGCTACCGGGCTGTAATGTCCGAGAAATGCCGCTCCCGCGTGGCGAATCATTGACAGCAGGTGTTGCGGATCGCTGGTGGCCAGGTGCAAGTGCTCGGGTGCGATCTCATCGGCAACCGCGGCTGCTTGTTGCTCGTCGGCGACCAATACCATCGCTCCGAATTCTGCCAGGCTCTGCCGTGCCAGGTCACCTCGCGTCAAACCGGCGAGTTGGCCAATCAGCGCAGCTTGTGTGTCGGCCAGCAACACTTCGTGCCAAGAAATCAGGACACTGGCCGCGGGCGAATGTTCGGCCTGGGCGATCATGTCGGCAGCAATAAAGTCGGCGCGTGCCGTCTCGTCGGCTATCACCACCACTTCGCTGGGGCCGGCAATCGAGTCGATGTCGACATCGCCATAGACGAACTTCTTGGCCAATGCCACGAACAAATTACCTGGCCCGACAATCTTGTCCACCTTGGGCAATCCCTCGACGCCATAGGCCAGCGCCGCCACGGCCTGCGCTCCGCCGAGCCGGTAGACCTCGCGGATTCCCAAAGCGTGGCAGGTGGCGAGCAAATCGGGGCTATACGCACCAAACGGAGTCGGCGGCGCCACGACGGCCAATTCGCGAACCCCCGCCGCCTGCGCCGGTACGGCCGTCATCAACACGGTCGAAGGGTAACTAGCCGCACCTCCTGGCACGCAGATACCAATGCGATCCAGCGGCAAATAGCGTTGGCGCAGTCGCACGCCCGTTGGCCGCTCGACCGTCACATCGTGATGCAGAATCGCGGTCTGAAACTCGAGTATGTTGCGGCGCACGCGTTCGATCGTGGCCAGAAACTCTGGCGCAGCTTGGCGGTGGGCGGCGGCCAGCTCCTCGGCCGGCACGCGGATCGTCTGCGGTGTGAGTGTCGCCTTGTCGATGCGTGCCGCATAATCCAAAACCGCCGTCAGTCCCGAGGCACGCACGTCGCGGCAGATCCGCTCGACGACTTGCGCCGGCGACAGCGGTTCGCCAAACACCTCCTGCGTGCGCCGCTTGCCAGCCTCGCTAACCACGTCACCCTGCGGGCTCAACCGCCTGCGCAGCGCCGTCAGAGTAGCGCGAAAATCGTCGCGGCGCGAATCGAGTCGAGGAATGTGCAAGGCGCTAGCGCTCATGGTCCCGCTACGTTTGGGGAGGGCAAAGCCCAATTGTGATCGCTACCTGCCTACAGCGAAAGCCCAGCTTCCCGGGCGCGATTCGAGACCGGCCTTGTCGCTCGGTAGAACGCGCGTTAGAACGCAATCGGCCCTTGCCGCGAGGGCCTACTTCCTTCCCGCCGCACAAAGAAGTGCCCCATGCCAGACCGCCCCGTCGACTTGCGCAGCGATACGGTCACGCGCCCCACGCCCGGCATGCGGGCTGCGATGGCCGCGGCCGAAGTAGGGGACGACGTCTTTGGCGACGATCCGACGGTTCATCGGCTGCAAGATCGACTCGCTGAAATGCTCGGTAAAGAAGCCGCCCTGTACGTTCCGTCGGGCACGATGTCGAACCAGATCGCCGTGCGCCTGCACTGCCAGCGCGGCGACGAGCTGATTTGTGAAGCGCAGTGCCACATTGTCAATTACGAGCAAGGCGGAGCCGCGCAGCTCAGCGGCGTCAGCACGCGTGCCGTCGAAGGTAATTTTGGTGTGCTCGACGTTTCGCAAATGACCGACCTGGTGCGGGCTGACGATCCCCATTGCACCCCCACGCGGCTGGTTTGCCTCGAAAATACGCATAATCGGGGCGGCGGCCGTGTGCAGCCGCTGGAGAACGTCACAGAAATTTACCGCTGGGCTCACGGCCAGGGCTTGGCAACGCATCTCGACGGGGCACGGTTGTTCAACGCCGTGGTCGCTTCGGGCGTGGCGGCCGCGCGGTGGGCCGAGCACTTCGATACCGTGAGCGTTTGCTTTTCCAAGGGACTTGGCGCACCGATTGGTTCCGCCTTGGCGGGGCCGCGCAAGCTGATCGCACAGGGCGTTCGTCATCGCAAGGTGCTGGGCGGAGGAATGCGGCAAGCAGGTATCGTGGCGGCGGGGGCCTTGTACGCCTTGGAAAACCACGTCGATCGACTGGCCGAAGATCATGCCAATGCCTCGCTACTGGCCGACGCTGTGCGCGGGATCGACGGGCTGGAATTACGCCCAGCCCAGGTCGACACGAATATCGTCATCTTTCACATCGCGCCCGAGTTGGGTACCGCTGCGGCGTTTCACGATCGGCTCGCGGCGCGCGGCGTGCTCACGCATCCCTTCGGCCCACAACTTTTGCGGGCCGTGACTCATCTGGACGTTACCCGGTCCGAAGTCGAGCGAGCCTGCACGATTCTGGAAGAGGTTGTCCGTATGGGCGCCGGCGTCTCGCCAGCCCCGGCGCGTGCTAAAAGCGGCTACGCATAATCGCCGCGTCGGGAACATCCCTGGACCTGACACGGCAAACTTCGACGGGATGCGCCACCTACTCTCACGCGGCCATCTTCCGGGGTAAACACCCCTATAAAAAGTGGGCACCGCGCATCCGATTTATTCAATTTATGGAATTATTCAACGGTCTCGCAACTTGACGACCTTGACCGGACAGATGCGCATTTGCCGGGAAATTGGCGATTTCTGAGAAATTCTGTCCGCGCAGTGTCTTTTGGGAGCCGGTCGGCATGTCATGCATTCTAGAGCGGATCCCCGCGCATCTCAGGCCGAAAGAATCAGCCAAGCCTCACTTGCCAAGAAGTTCTACTTGCTTGCGCAATTCCTCAATCTGCTTTTGCATTTCCTGGATCATCGTGGTTTGCAGATCAAATCGCGCCCGTTTGATCGCAGGAGCGTATTTTTCGCGATAGAGAACGATAAAGAAACCCGCGATCGCCAGCGACGCAAACCACGCCAGGCACCACACGAAGTGCGCCACCACATTCTGGCGAAGCGCCGGAATCGCTTGCAGCGGCAAGATGGTGAACATCCCCAAAATCGTCACCGCTGCGGCAATCCAGCCGGCCCGGCGAACCAGCTGGCCATCCCGTTCCCACTTGGCAAGTGATAGTTCAAGTTTCATCCGAAAGTCCTTGATGTTAAGGTCGTTGATCTCTCGATCCTGAGCGATGAGCGACGCTACCTGCTGGTGATGCGACCGGTTGTCACTCATAGCCTTCCTCCTCGAGCATGCTTCGTAGCGCTCGTTTAGCGTAGTGCAGTCGTGATTTGGCGGTCCCTTCGCTGCAGCCGACAACCTCGGCAATCTCCTTGACGTCCATGTCCTCGAGGAATCGCAAAGTCAGCACCTCTCGATGCGCGAGGGATAATCGCTCCAGAACGGCGTGGACGAGTTCCACATTCTCCATCAGCAACAATTCATCCCAAGAGTCGATGGCGCCCGAGTCCGCGGCACTTTCCGTGATTTGGTCGGCCGCGTCGAGATTTCGTACTTGGGACATCGCGCAGTGATATGCGATCCGATACAACCACACGCGAAATGCCCGCGGCGATTGCAGCTGCCCGAGCGATCGAAACGCGTGCAGCCACGTTTCCTGCAAGACGTCCTCGCACTCTTGTGGAGTGCGCATCAAGCGGCGCACGAAATACATCAACCGCTGCTGGTACAGGTCGACCAGCTTATGGAACGACGGCCGATCGCCGGCTTGCGCCTGGAGCACGAGAAGGCTTTCGCCCAACTGCTGCGCGTCGTCGGCATTCATGCGCTCGGATTCCGCGGGGCTTCACGCGGACGGGGCCAACACGGTCACCGCCACCTTAATACAAGACGCGCGGGCCGAGGACGACGTTCAATCGTGGCCATAGAAAACGGCGAATCCCGTCGAACGCCGAGTACTGGCGTGTCGGTCGCCAAGACGCGGCCGGTAGGCCTTACAACTTCCAGCCGTCGAAAACCCTGTGCCGCAGCTCGTTCCATTCCGGCACCCGCGGGTCGGCCGGCTTGTGGGCCAACAGTTCGACCACCCAGTCGTCCATGTGCCGCATCCGCTGGGCCATGCTGCTGATCGTATTGGCGGCCAGTCGCGAGGTAATGGCGGGATTACGGGCGTTCAACTCGTCGAAACGCACCCTCGGGAGCCGAAACAACTTTACGGCCGTCTTGGCGCGGACGCTGGCCGAATGAGGCGCGGGATGAAAGAACGACATTTCGCCGATGCTGCTAAAAGGTTCGAGCACAGCCAACAACGTCGGTTCGGCCGCCGCCGGCCGGCTGGTCAATTGTTTGAAGACTTCGCACGATCCTTCCAGAATCACGCACAAATCCTGGCTTGTTTGCCCCTGCTCGATCAGCGTATCCCCCGGCGCCAACATCCTCACATCGCCCAGAGCCACGACTTCGCGTCGTTGCTGGTCGGTAAGCCCCTGAAAAATTGGGATGTCGGCGAGCGACTCGCCATTGATAGAGCCATTGTTCGTCACGAAATACCTCCCAGCACGGTGGCCTGGCCGACGCGGCCGATGCCGACGATGTAGGCCGCGGTTCGCAAACTAACTTTTCTTTCTACGGACAGTTCCCAAACCCGTTCAAACGCGCGCGTCAACACGTGATCCAATTCACCGCGCACACGGTTGATGTCCCAGCGGTAATGCTGGCGATTCTGCACCCACTCAAAATAGCTGGCCGTCACACCGCCGGCATTGGCGAGAATGTCGGGCAGTATGACGACTCCACGAGCTGTCAGAATATCATCCGCGTCTGGATAGACCGGCGCATTGGCCGCTTCGATAATGATTTTCGCCCGGATCGAGTCGGCGTTGGCGTGCGTGATCACGCCCCCCAAGGCCGCGGGGATTAGCACGTCGACGTCCAGCGCCAGTAGTTCCGCATTCGAGATCGGCTGGGCCTCGGGGTAACCCGCCAGTATTCCTTTATGGTCGAGCGCGTAGCGCAGCGCAGAGGGCACATCGAGCCCCTCGGCCCGGTAATAGCCGCCGCTCGCATCGCCGACGCCCACCAATCGGTAGCCGGCCTCGTGCAAGAATTTAGCCGTGTGCGACCCCACGTTGCCAAACCCCTGGATGGCCACGGTGGTCCCCTCGGGCTTGCGCCCCAGGCGGCTGAGCATCTTGTATGTCAGGATTCCCACGCCTCGGCCGGTCGCTTCCTCGCGCCCTGGCAGGCCGTGCATCTCGACCGGCTTGCCGGTGACGCAAGCTGGGCTGAAGCCGTGGTATTTTGCGTACTGATTCATGAACCAGGCCATCGTTTCGGCGTTGGTTCCCATGTCGGGGGCCGGAATGTCCGTGTCCGGCCCGATGACCTCGTGAATACCGTCGACGAACCGCCGCGTGATCAGTTCCAACTCGCGGGTGCTGAACTGGGCAGGATCGATTGCCAGCCCCCCTTTGGCGCCGCCATAGGGAAGATCCACCACGGCGGTTTTCCAAGTCATCAGTGCGGCCAGCGAGCGAACCTCGTCCATGTCGACGTCGGGATGGTAGCGCAGCCCCCCCTTCATCGGACCGCGGGCGTCGTCGTGCTGGACGCGATAGCCGACGAAGGTGGCAATCTCGCCATTGTCGCGCTCGATGGCGACCTGCACCTGCACTTCCCGCTTGGGAATGAGGAGCAGCCGCCGCATGTTTTCGGTCAGATCGATCTTGTCCGCAGCGCGATTGAAGTAGAGCTGCGTCGAGTCAAACGCTTTCATCCAGCCCGCCTCTTGGTGCTGCTAATGGAAGGGTCGAATTGCCCGAAGGTCTATAGCGCGACTCGGGAACTCGATCTTCATTGTGGTTACCGCGCCGCCAGGCCGCCATAGCGCGCGGCTGTCGCGGAATGTCGATCTGCCCAGCAAAGGCTTACACAGCAATGGGATCGAGCCACGACGAAGTACCGCAGGCTGCGATCTTCTGCGGCCGAATCTTACCAGAACGTCAGTCTGCTACCGGGCTTTCCCGGCTTGTGCTGCCCAAGAATCATATGCCCGCTGCCCCAGGGGCTCAAGAACAGTTACCGCTTGCGATTGTGCCAAGGCCAGCAATCGTGCTTGCTGATTTGCGATCGAAATCGCGATCGCCAACCCCGTAGCACGCGACCGCCGTGATGCCGCACTTGGCAGGCTGCGCGGTTCGGACTTACACTACAAATAGTCAGCGCAATTCTCCGTCTTGCACGTCAATAACCCATGCGACTTCATGGCACTTTCGGTTCAAGAGTTCTGGCAACTGGTCGTGGCCAGCGGGCTGCAC from Pirellulales bacterium harbors:
- the hisD gene encoding histidinol dehydrogenase, whose protein sequence is MSASALHIPRLDSRRDDFRATLTALRRRLSPQGDVVSEAGKRRTQEVFGEPLSPAQVVERICRDVRASGLTAVLDYAARIDKATLTPQTIRVPAEELAAAHRQAAPEFLATIERVRRNILEFQTAILHHDVTVERPTGVRLRQRYLPLDRIGICVPGGAASYPSTVLMTAVPAQAAGVRELAVVAPPTPFGAYSPDLLATCHALGIREVYRLGGAQAVAALAYGVEGLPKVDKIVGPGNLFVALAKKFVYGDVDIDSIAGPSEVVVIADETARADFIAADMIAQAEHSPAASVLISWHEVLLADTQAALIGQLAGLTRGDLARQSLAEFGAMVLVADEQQAAAVADEIAPEHLHLATSDPQHLLSMIRHAGAAFLGHYSPVALGDYVAGPSHVLPTGGTARFASGLCANDFLRRTSVIEYSESALAATAEDVRILAEREGLTAHYASVQIRLPKQ
- a CDS encoding cyclic nucleotide-binding domain-containing protein; this translates as MTNNGSINGESLADIPIFQGLTDQQRREVVALGDVRMLAPGDTLIEQGQTSQDLCVILEGSCEVFKQLTSRPAAAEPTLLAVLEPFSSIGEMSFFHPAPHSASVRAKTAVKLFRLPRVRFDELNARNPAITSRLAANTISSMAQRMRHMDDWVVELLAHKPADPRVPEWNELRHRVFDGWKL
- a CDS encoding sigma-70 family RNA polymerase sigma factor, which produces MNADDAQQLGESLLVLQAQAGDRPSFHKLVDLYQQRLMYFVRRLMRTPQECEDVLQETWLHAFRSLGQLQSPRAFRVWLYRIAYHCAMSQVRNLDAADQITESAADSGAIDSWDELLLMENVELVHAVLERLSLAHREVLTLRFLEDMDVKEIAEVVGCSEGTAKSRLHYAKRALRSMLEEEGYE
- the ltaE gene encoding low-specificity L-threonine aldolase — encoded protein: MPDRPVDLRSDTVTRPTPGMRAAMAAAEVGDDVFGDDPTVHRLQDRLAEMLGKEAALYVPSGTMSNQIAVRLHCQRGDELICEAQCHIVNYEQGGAAQLSGVSTRAVEGNFGVLDVSQMTDLVRADDPHCTPTRLVCLENTHNRGGGRVQPLENVTEIYRWAHGQGLATHLDGARLFNAVVASGVAAARWAEHFDTVSVCFSKGLGAPIGSALAGPRKLIAQGVRHRKVLGGGMRQAGIVAAGALYALENHVDRLAEDHANASLLADAVRGIDGLELRPAQVDTNIVIFHIAPELGTAAAFHDRLAARGVLTHPFGPQLLRAVTHLDVTRSEVERACTILEEVVRMGAGVSPAPARAKSGYA
- a CDS encoding Glu/Leu/Phe/Val dehydrogenase dimerization domain-containing protein, encoding MKAFDSTQLYFNRAADKIDLTENMRRLLLIPKREVQVQVAIERDNGEIATFVGYRVQHDDARGPMKGGLRYHPDVDMDEVRSLAALMTWKTAVVDLPYGGAKGGLAIDPAQFSTRELELITRRFVDGIHEVIGPDTDIPAPDMGTNAETMAWFMNQYAKYHGFSPACVTGKPVEMHGLPGREEATGRGVGILTYKMLSRLGRKPEGTTVAIQGFGNVGSHTAKFLHEAGYRLVGVGDASGGYYRAEGLDVPSALRYALDHKGILAGYPEAQPISNAELLALDVDVLIPAALGGVITHANADSIRAKIIIEAANAPVYPDADDILTARGVVILPDILANAGGVTASYFEWVQNRQHYRWDINRVRGELDHVLTRAFERVWELSVERKVSLRTAAYIVGIGRVGQATVLGGIS